The sequence TTATAAATGGAAGCGAACATGAGGCCCACAGATAAAAGATTGGCTGAATAAGGTTTAGAACACATTGTACATGGTTAAATGGACTCACCTAGTATAATCCCAAGAAGGACAAAAACAGTTGCTTAATACAATAAATTTGGAATTCCATAATTGGAATTCCAAACTATACATTTTCAGGAAAATATACCCAGTGATAgttctggggttttttgtgttgttgtttttttaatgtacgtAATAATGAAACCTGCTTATTACTGAGGGCTGAGTAATTTTACATATGCTTATATATGTAAGATACACAACCTACATAGGTATAGACTCAGTAAAGAgctttaaaaccttttttttccttttcaaaaaaggCAAACTGCAGAAACATTCATAATCTGTCAGTGGAGGCCTAGGGAAGAGAAGATTGCTTTCATTCCAATGCCAGGGGAGTGAGCTCCAAAGATGGGGTGTTCCAACAACAGAATATCCCCTTTCTCTAACAGTCTACCTGCTTGGTCCTCTCAAAGGCAGTGACATAGAACAGGGTCTGTACAGATGAACTCGGTCAGGCATTTTGCTCACAGACCACCTAGGGCTTTGTAGATCAAAACCAGTGATTTGAATCGAGCTTAGAGGCCAATTCAGCTCATCTGCCTGGCCTGCCTCTCACCTGCCTGCTCTTCCTTCCTCTTGCAGGGACCCTTCCTGCAAAGGTCACAAGTTCCCCAACGGTACAAGCTGCCACGCACCACAGTCCTGTGAGGCAGACGAGGGGCTTGGCGAGGACGAGGACAGCAGCTCTGAGCGCAGCTCCTGCACCTCGTCCTCCACAACCCAGAAAGATGGGAAGTTCTGTGACTGCTGCTACTGTGAGTTCTTCGGCCACAACGCGGTAAGTAGAATCAGAGTCAGCAGCATCCATGACCTTCACTCACAGACTTGTTTCTATGTGGGCAGCTTGGAAAAACACCATGTTGACAACACACGCATGGCATGCATCATTGCTCATCTCTCTTGGCCTTGGTAGCCTTGAGATTagcttctctctccacccccaaacCCCAGTATTCTAGCCTTGGACTTCCACACACTTCTCTCAACCCTGCCATTTCCTCTTGTTCCTGTCCTGAGCTGCTGAAGTAAAGCCCTGCTGTTGCATCTTGCACTCAGCTGTTCCAGCTTTGGGGTCTCTGTAGTGCCAGTGGTTACGTGGATGGAACTAGCTGTGGGCCTagcagaggggagagagagcaggaaagCACATGGTTTCTGTCAGTGGCAGTTGTAGAGCAGTAACCATCTCCTGCACCCGCAGCAGACCAATAGTTCAACTCTATCCGCAGCCTCCAGCCGCCCCCACGAGCCGAAACTATGCCGAGATCCGGGAGAAGCTGCGCTCCCGGCTGACCAAGAGAAAAGAGGAGCTCCCTCAAAAGCTGGGGCACAGCAGCAGTTCGGGAGAGCCAGCGGTCGATCACCGGGACGTGGATGAGCTCCTGGACTACATCAACAGCACAGAGCCGAAGCCCCTGAACAGTGCCAAGGCTGCCAAGCGTGCACGTCACaagcagaagaagaaggtggGCTGGGTGTGCGTGCGTGGATGAGTGTGCAAAACAGAGCGTACGCTGGCCCACAGCTTCTTGGAGATTGAATGTGAAGGGGAAGAGGGTAAGGATCATTTCAGAATCCTGATAGAATGAGTCCATAGATTAGGGGGAACGGTTTAAATCTTGGCCCTAGCTAGGGATGGAAATGGGATAGAACTTGCTTAGAAACTAATCTGAATTTTTATGGCATGTCCTTTCTTCATAGAAGTGGGGCAGTTATGCCTCAGTCCCCAGTTGTGTATGCATTTGGGTGGGCAGATGACTGTAGATAAAAGAGTTAAACAGAAAGGAGGATGAACTATTTGACAAATATCTGTCGCTTCCCCATGTCGACTTTTGACATATTTTCATAATTGATACAGATGCCAAAATGCATAGTGGCATAATAAGATCAcaagctgttttctttctttctttctttctttctttctttctttctttctttctttctttctttcttgcaaatAGATACTGCAGTTTCACTCTCATCTAAGTATTGCTAATGAGTGTTGTGAGTACCTCTGGGCCTGATCTGAGCCATATGAAACAGGGCTCTCCCTCCAGTATATCCACACGTGAACATGCCAAGCAGCTAGCTTAGGTTCTTTTGTGAAGGGATTCATTCTGGAGCTTGCCTATGCTATAGGGGAATTCCTGAAGATATGAAACTGTGTTATGCAGAATCAGACCACTAGTCCACCTAGCCCTGCAGTCACTGCTCTGACTTGCAGTGGTTTTCTAAAGTCTTATGCTGATGTCTTTCCCATCTTTGTTACCTTTTTAAATAGACATTTCAGGaacattctgcatgcacagcCTGTGCTGTGTATGCTACAAGAACACTTCATTGATGTTTACTCGAAGGGTGCCGACTTGGCTGTTAACCTGTACGAACACTCCTTGACTACTTAGTATGTTTCAGTAATGCTGTTTTGCCTGGCATTTCATGTTATTCACAAGTTGCTATGTATCGGCAAGGAACTCAGTTTCCCTACTACCTTTGCAAACAGGAGATGTGATCTCTTTCACAGAGAGATGAAAGAGGTGAATTTAAGCTCTCTCTCCTCAGACTCTCATGCACTTTTTATCATGCCTGATTctcattctctcacacacacgcagTGTAAACTAGTCAGAAGTTGAAGTGAATTAAGGTTGCTtctacaattgttgttgttgttatatcacaTTATATTCCACCttattctccaaggagctcaaggtagcatgtaCATGGTCCTCCCAcatcctcatttaacccccacaacaaccctgtgaggtaggttaggctgagagaaggcaatgaccggcccaaggtcaccacccAGCGAGGGCTTCATGGccgagttgggatttgaaccctggtctctcccagatcCTAACCAtcatgccacactggctctctcacgcTGGGTTATTGACTGAGGATGCCTGGTCAGTGAAATGGGCCCCTTCAGTCTTTCTCTCTTGTCTTCTTCAGTTGCTGCTGAGCTGGGGCAGGCAGTGTGAAAATGTAACTGTGTTTCTCTGCTTGCAACCTTCCTGCCCCACACCCGCCCCAAATGCTCCAGCGCCACATGAACTAAGTTTAGGGCCTGAGGTGTAGCAACCTTTCTGGAGCTTGTACACACAGGGAAATGGCTGTGGGAAATTGCTGGCAGCGCATCTGTTCCTTAAGGTTTGTTACCATAGCACAGGCTTTGTGTATGCCAGTTCCCAGTGCCAATTCCCAAGTGCACGGTGGTTTGCCATAGTCCCCGTGCAGCTGCATAGAAGTAGTTACTGTCAGCAGCTGAGAAGCAGGGGCCTCTTCAGCCAGCCAGCTGGAGTTTGGCTGCCATCCTCACCACAGTCCCTCTTCTCGGTTGCCAGTAGGAATACTAGAATGACTCGAGTTCATGTTGCTAACTTCTGGACTTTCAGGAGAAAGAGAAGGCCCAGCTGGAGGCGGAGGCCCAGAAGCGAGTGGACCGGACCCCGCCTACGGGTCAGGACCAGGAGCTGGCTGAAGAGAAGCTTCTTGAGTGGCCCCAGCTAGAACTGGAGCGAGTGAACAATTTCCTGAGCAGCCGACTGCAGGAGATCAAGAACACCATCAAGGATTCCATCCGTGCCAGCTTCAATGTCTACGACCTCAACCTGGACGTCAACGACTTCCCAAAGAAGGCAGCCGTGCTGGAGCAGAAGAACCTGCTCTCCCACCTCAACGGCTCCTCGGAGCTGCAGGAGATCGACCTCGACCTGTCTCCGCTTAGCCTGGGCACGCCACACAACCACACGTTGCTGCGGAGCGAGGTGGCCTCCCGATGGGTGGAGAGCCCAGGCGAGGtgccgcccccaccgcccccggCTTGTGAGAATGGCGTGGTGAAGCGACTCAACGCCGTCCCCAACCTCTCGCGCATGATCTGGGTCCAGTCCCCCAAGCCAACAGACTCTCCCCTGGAGAGTGGGGCCGGCCACGAGTCCAAGGAGGTGACCCCGGGCAGGGGAGTGGAGCCGCAGGAGCAAGCACCCGCCACCGGGAAGCAGAGGAAGGGCAAGCGGCAGAGCTGCCCGGCCAAGAAAGGGGAGGCTCTCGCTTTGAGCAGTGAGGCTTCCGGCTCCAAGGGGGTGGGGCAGAAGAACCCCCTGAAGGGTATGGCTCCTGAAGCCCCGAGAGGAAGCAGCGTGGAGCATGGCGATGGGGCCAGAGGGCTGCGGCAGGGGCAGGGCTGGGGTTGTGGCGGCTCTAAGGTGGACAAAGAGAAGAGCGCGGAGGGCAGGAGCCGGAGAGGGGAAGGCAGAACCGACCAGGCCGAGCAGGAGCCTGTTTCCTTGGGGACTGGCGAGCGGCATCTGCCCCATACAACTGCGCCAGATGACTTGCCCCAGCCAAAGGGCAAAGGCAAGAAGAGTAGGAACAAAATGGAGAAAGCGAGCCCTTCCATTGGTGAGTATCCGGAAGGCTTTTCCTGTTTTTGGGCTGTTATTTCTGCTCTCTGGCTTTTTCACAAAaatagagagttggaagggaccatgagggtccatctgttgcaatgcagggatcttttgcccaacgtggggctcgaaccggtaaccctgagattaagagtctcctgctctactgactgagctatcccagcttctcATTAAGATTGGGGTGGGCTCCTTATGCACTCAGGACGTTGGCGCTTCTGAGGCCCATTATACACTGGTGAGGCCCACCAAGTGCATGACAGCTGCCAGTCCTGTTACGAAGGCTAGTGAGAGGGCAGATACTGGCGTACATCCTGAGGGCATGCATAACAGCCCAGAATCTGGGTATGTTTTGGATGAACACTTTAAAAAACTGCAAAAGTACCAGGGAGACTaccccatctgcattatacattcaaagtagtatcacaccactttaaacagtcaaagAATTCAgggaagtgtagtttaagggttctgacagttgttaggagaaTTCTCCTCATAGAATTACACTTCCCAGAGAGGCTGAACAATCaatgcctcttcccagggaactctggagatTGTAGGTCTGTGcagggaatagaggtctcctaacaactctcaacacccataacaagctacagttctcaggatttttgcagggAAGCCAGGGCTATTTAaactggtatgatactgctttaaatgaatagtgcagatggggccctaTACTGTATCCTGAGTGTGAGCTATGCACATTTTCTGGACCAAGTTTATTCTTCCAtataggatttttttaaagaatttggaATATTGCGGCAAGAGTTGATGTTGTGAAGGTGCAGGAGAGACATGGCTGTTAAAACAGCTGTATGTAGGGCTAAGGTTTAATGGGGGTAAGGTGAGACAGCTTTTGTGGACTGCTCAGCTCCCTAAGTCCCAGCTCAAAACTCTATGTATTTTCAGACTTCTCCCTGCAATTATGAGAGCATGTTGGCATTGATTAAAACTGAGATTCTCATAAAGCCAAGCTCAAGCTCAGAAGTGTGGAATTTTGCAAACCATTTAACTGCACTTTCCTATGTTCccactgaaatttatttttaccccaccagTGCTTGCTGTACATCACAAACTTGGGGTAGAGTAGTCACACTCTTGTCACACATCTCGCTTTCTCTGCTTTGGGCCAGTGGTTGTGGACTTGGGCACCTTGAGCATCACTGCAGGGGAGTCTCCTGGCTTGGGCAGCTAGTGATGTTTCAGTGGTGTGAGGCATGTGCCTGGtttggaagggaaggaggagatGCCTGTCGCTGACTGTGAGCAGCTCTCGGGCTCAGCtaactctttcttcttctttttcactgcTGTGATTTGTTAGATGATGTGTTCCTGCCCAAAGACTTAGATGGTGTGGAAATGGATGAGACTGACAGAGAAGTGGAATACTTCAAGAGGTAAGACTTGGTCCCGATAAACTGTGGAGTGCTGGGATCAGGGCCTTGCAGACGAGAAATAAATCAATGCCATACATCAGGGATGTGAAACCTCAGGTCTGGGAACTAAATGCAGATACTCCCTTGGGGTACTCGCCACACCACACACACCCTCTGCCAGGGCAACatccctccctgctccctccctgagtgtttttgccttgctggaatgtgccTTGAACATtgatagtgcctcttgcttgcctgcatggaggaaggagagaggtgtgtgcatgtgtgtagaaATCGTACAGGGGCAAATTTCACCTCTGTTGCTttctccacttttgcctctggcaccacCTGCATTTGGTACGTGATGCCCAGAAGGTTGCCCGGAAGGGAATGAGGCCCTTGAGCTGAAGATGGTTTCCCATTTCAACCATATATGGATGAGACTAGCTCAGGCAGTCTTTCTATTTCATTCACAAATTTCCAGAGGTGTCTTGATGTAAATACAACATGGGCCCTGCAGTGCCACATTGTAGTGAGAAGAGGTGCCATCCATCAACATGTTAGAGAGGAGGAGTCCTGACTCAGTGTATTATGGGGAGGAAGGTATTGGGCAGGCTGTTCTCATGGCAGTGATCAAGGCCAAGTTTATCTATGTGAGAGAATGGGATCATCATTTCCACTACACTCTTTCAGAGTCTTGAGAGATGTGCCACCTCAGCATTTTAACCTACTATTTAGGCAGGGCTAGAGACCTTTATAAGTCAAGCTGTTGCTTAATATTTCCATTAAATTGAAATTCCATGCATATCAACTGATGGTGGTAAAAGGCATTTTGAGCCATTTGGGTGTCCATGGGTAAAGCTGGATCTAAAAGCACCCATAAGCTGCAAAGTTAATTCTTCAGGGGGAATTTCAGCCCCATCCCAGAGAAATTGAAGACCATGTCCATGAGCTAGCATATCCTTTGCTAACAGCAGTTCGGTTTTGTTGGATTGAACTTCAGTTTGTTGGCCCTCAGTTGACTCCTTACTGACTCCAGAAACCTGTTCTGGATATCCAGTGCATCTGGATTAGATGAAAAACAGAAGGAGAGCTGAAGTCACCTCACTCCAAGCTACGCCTGTGGTTTAACACATGTGGGACAAGTTCCCTTCAGCACCCCAGAGTACAAGTGTCATGTAGCAGTAGTCTTCAAGCACCACCTTCTGTCAGAGAGAGCCATCAAAGCATGATAGTCCAGGAAAATCTGAAGATGTGGTTCTGCCCACCAGCTCAAGCCCAGAAGGAGGAGATTGAAAACTGGTTGCTGCCTGGGAAAGGCATCTTAGGTCCAGAGAGGATTTCTTCAGGAGTGGTCTCCCATTTCCTTTCTTCAAAGAGACCAGTGTCACATCTTCTCTGAGCTTCCTATATCAAGTTGTTCATTCCTCTTTGGCTAAAAGGAATCACCAAATTCACCCATACCCTTTTTGATGAGCTACCTGCCCTATAGTCCCTAAAAATCTTGGCTTCTGTGCTGCAAACAGCACACACTTTGTATCTTCTTCCTCAGCTTTGTCCAGCATCCCTGCCTATGTTGCCTGTCTCTGCCAGTAGGACCTAGCCCATCTTTGTGTTGTCCTGCAACATATTTTCCAAAGTATTTTCATCACAGAAGTGGTGCCGCCTGGTGCCATTGTGCTGTTAACCCTTTGCCCCTTAAAATCATTAGGATGTTTGTGGACATTCCTTGTTGAAAAATCTGAGCAACTCCATGAGGGAGTAAGGGGAAGTTCACAGGAGACAGGCAGCTATATTATATGTGTGAATAAAACAAGGGTCCCGCAGCCCCGTCATTTCCTCTCACTAGTTGTTTTTTTCCCTGTACTTGCAGGTTTTGCCTGGACTCAGCCAAGCAGACCCGGCAGAAAGTGGCTGTGAACTGGACCAATTTCACCCTGAAGAAAACCACTTCGAGTGCAGCTCAGTGAGGTGTGCGGTGCACCCCTGGTATATGTGCAGGGCCCCACACCTCGCCTTCCCTCCCCCAAACCCATAGACAGACACTTGGCCTCACCAACCCttgctcttcccccctcccctccccctggggcTCCTATTCCTAGCCTATAGGCAAGGCCTGGACAGCCCTTGCGTCCCTCACCTCGTAAGTGTTCGACGTTCGGGGAGATGCTGACTGAGCCGCCCCAAGCCCAGGGGCAGTCTTGATCGGCCAAGGCCCAGCGTGGCACAGGGACCAGGCTGCACCCAATAAaggactttttaattttttattttatttaaaaaacccaactttTCTGTTGTTTGTTCTGGCTTTTCTGGTCCCTAGGGGTGGTGGGCAGGGCTCCCTTGGTGGTGGTGGGCGACCGCAGCAACCCAGCTACACTCGGCATAGAACCTCTTCCCTCGAGCGCTCAAATTGCACTCACGGCTGGTTCGCATCTGGGCACCCGGCGCACATTGTGTTCTCCAGTCTGAGAACCCTGCCATCTCCTTGCACAGTTTACAGTGGCAGAGCTTATTGGTGGAAGATGCAGCTCTCTTCAGTCTCCTGGAAACTGCACGGGTCATTCAATCCTTGGCTGCGCTACCCCACTTCTCAGGGAATGTTCTCTCGGCCGAAATGCCATCCTGCGGCAACATTGTCTTAAGGAGCCTGCTGTCAGCGGAAACGCCGCCATGCCTTCTCAAGCAGGCAGCCTCTGTCACAGGGACAGCCAGTGTTTTCCTTTGCTTTCATAACAGTTGAGTTCAAGTCCAAGAATGGTAGATGTGCTCTGTGGGAGCCTATGGCCCTTCAGCTTTCCTGTGCAGATATCACTTCCATGTAGGTGGCTCCATCAACACCAACCATGTATGACGAGCGCACTCCTGTCTGTTTCACCATGATTGCTCCCAGCAGGACATCCCCAGTTTGGCTGCAGGCTCCTGCAACAAAATAAACATGTTTGTGCTCCTCACACATGGCCACGGATGTGTTATTTCCTACAGGAAGTGATATCCACATGGGAAAGTTCTCTTGTGCAAAACAGCCGTTGTTGCAAATAACGCTGCACGTTGGCTCTCGCATCAGGTGGGGAGCATGACTccattcctccaccaccaccaaaa comes from Podarcis raffonei isolate rPodRaf1 chromosome 2, rPodRaf1.pri, whole genome shotgun sequence and encodes:
- the FAM193B gene encoding protein FAM193B isoform X1; translation: MTRRRNKAVGAAGARRERAGGAAPPEPPAPPAGPGLPETPEAAAAASSAEQGRASQVLPTSNQSVQTCCLLCHRERKDWGGPSHNGLISPGERLPPDFVPTLVQNLLGEMPLWICQSCRQSVEEEERRAVQEQALAVSLSHTACKSQSCGAGSHSSSSSSSSSSCHGNSGDWDPSSFLSAHKLSGLWNSQHANGAAQGSSLGGTPVVPGDKHPGLPPECASQAPAVGGGLKACPYSHALSPAPSGTPGSPLPTSLDFCKTLPKQFKSMCRRPTPPGEAFHSSEHHRHVDLTAPPNSPTGLPSQPPALLPTKQMPAHPGPFSSPPHVHLSSSPQAAPFPAPALSPHTPVPKPGADSPPTGSCKSPHLPTANVPLLKIPPPVGCTHPCNGHCSGSLGPPTASHQLPSTNRDPSCKGHKFPNGTSCHAPQSCEADEGLGEDEDSSSERSSCTSSSTTQKDGKFCDCCYCEFFGHNAPPAAPTSRNYAEIREKLRSRLTKRKEELPQKLGHSSSSGEPAVDHRDVDELLDYINSTEPKPLNSAKAAKRARHKQKKKEKEKAQLEAEAQKRVDRTPPTGQDQELAEEKLLEWPQLELERVNNFLSSRLQEIKNTIKDSIRASFNVYDLNLDVNDFPKKAAVLEQKNLLSHLNGSSELQEIDLDLSPLSLGTPHNHTLLRSEVASRWVESPGEVPPPPPPACENGVVKRLNAVPNLSRMIWVQSPKPTDSPLESGAGHESKEVTPGRGVEPQEQAPATGKQRKGKRQSCPAKKGEALALSSEASGSKGVGQKNPLKGMAPEAPRGSSVEHGDGARGLRQGQGWGCGGSKVDKEKSAEGRSRRGEGRTDQAEQEPVSLGTGERHLPHTTAPDDLPQPKGKGKKSRNKMEKASPSIDDVFLPKDLDGVEMDETDREVEYFKRFCLDSAKQTRQKVAVNWTNFTLKKTTSSAAQ
- the FAM193B gene encoding protein FAM193B isoform X3; this encodes MVGPGQELVGAKVSLSHTACKSQSCGAGSHSSSSSSSSSSCHGNSGDWDPSSFLSAHKLSGLWNSQHANGAAQGSSLGGTPVVPGDKHPGLPPECASQAPAVGGGLKACPYSHALSPAPSGTPGSPLPTSLDFCKTLPKQFKSMCRRPTPPGEAFHSSEHHRHVDLTAPPNSPTGLPSQPPALLPTKQMPAHPGPFSSPPHVHLSSSPQAAPFPAPALSPHTPVPKPGADSPPTGSCKSPHLPTANVPLLKIPPPVGCTHPCNGHCSGSLGPPTASHQLPSTNRDPSCKGHKFPNGTSCHAPQSCEADEGLGEDEDSSSERSSCTSSSTTQKDGKFCDCCYCEFFGHNAPPAAPTSRNYAEIREKLRSRLTKRKEELPQKLGHSSSSGEPAVDHRDVDELLDYINSTEPKPLNSAKAAKRARHKQKKKEKEKAQLEAEAQKRVDRTPPTGQDQELAEEKLLEWPQLELERVNNFLSSRLQEIKNTIKDSIRASFNVYDLNLDVNDFPKKAAVLEQKNLLSHLNGSSELQEIDLDLSPLSLGTPHNHTLLRSEVASRWVESPGEVPPPPPPACENGVVKRLNAVPNLSRMIWVQSPKPTDSPLESGAGHESKEVTPGRGVEPQEQAPATGKQRKGKRQSCPAKKGEALALSSEASGSKGVGQKNPLKGMAPEAPRGSSVEHGDGARGLRQGQGWGCGGSKVDKEKSAEGRSRRGEGRTDQAEQEPVSLGTGERHLPHTTAPDDLPQPKGKGKKSRNKMEKASPSIDDVFLPKDLDGVEMDETDREVEYFKRFCLDSAKQTRQKVAVNWTNFTLKKTTSSAAQ
- the FAM193B gene encoding protein FAM193B isoform X2, with translation MTRRRNKAVGAAGARRERAGGAAPPEPPAPPAGPGLPETPEAAAAASSAEQGRASQVLPTSNQSVQTCCLLCHRERKDWGGPSHNGLISPGERLPPDFVPTLVQNLLGEMPLWICQSCRQSVEEEERRAVQEQALAVSLSHTACKSQSCGAGSHSSSSSSSSSSCHGNSGDWDPSSFLSAHKLSGLWNSQHANGAAQGSSLGGTPVVPGEAFHSSEHHRHVDLTAPPNSPTGLPSQPPALLPTKQMPAHPGPFSSPPHVHLSSSPQAAPFPAPALSPHTPVPKPGADSPPTGSCKSPHLPTANVPLLKIPPPVGCTHPCNGHCSGSLGPPTASHQLPSTNRDPSCKGHKFPNGTSCHAPQSCEADEGLGEDEDSSSERSSCTSSSTTQKDGKFCDCCYCEFFGHNAPPAAPTSRNYAEIREKLRSRLTKRKEELPQKLGHSSSSGEPAVDHRDVDELLDYINSTEPKPLNSAKAAKRARHKQKKKEKEKAQLEAEAQKRVDRTPPTGQDQELAEEKLLEWPQLELERVNNFLSSRLQEIKNTIKDSIRASFNVYDLNLDVNDFPKKAAVLEQKNLLSHLNGSSELQEIDLDLSPLSLGTPHNHTLLRSEVASRWVESPGEVPPPPPPACENGVVKRLNAVPNLSRMIWVQSPKPTDSPLESGAGHESKEVTPGRGVEPQEQAPATGKQRKGKRQSCPAKKGEALALSSEASGSKGVGQKNPLKGMAPEAPRGSSVEHGDGARGLRQGQGWGCGGSKVDKEKSAEGRSRRGEGRTDQAEQEPVSLGTGERHLPHTTAPDDLPQPKGKGKKSRNKMEKASPSIDDVFLPKDLDGVEMDETDREVEYFKRFCLDSAKQTRQKVAVNWTNFTLKKTTSSAAQ